One window from the genome of Malus domestica chromosome 01, GDT2T_hap1 encodes:
- the LOC103422349 gene encoding soluble inorganic pyrophosphatase 1-like has product MSEGEEPKTQKAPKLNERILSSLSRRSVAAHPWHDLEIGPSAPDIFNVVIEITKGSKVKYELDKKTGMIKVDRILYSSVVYPHNYGFIPRTLCEDNDPLDVLVLMQEPVLPGCFLRARAIGVMPMIDQGEKDDKIIAVCADDPEYTHYTALDDLPPHRLSEIRRFFEDYKKNENKEVAVNAFLPASTALEAIQYSMDLYAEYIMHTLRR; this is encoded by the exons ATGTCTGAAGGAGAagaacctaaaactcaaaaagcTCCCAAATTGAATGAGAGGATCCTTTCATCTCTGTCAAGAAGATCAGTTGCTGCACATCCTTGGCATGATCTTGAAATTG GACCTAGTGCACCCGATATTTTCAACGTT GTTATCGAGATAACAAAGGGAAGCAAAGTCAAATATGAACTTGACAAGAAGACAGGAATGATTAag GTTGATCGGATTTTATACTCGTCGGTGGTGTATCCTCACAATTACGGCTTCATCCCTCGCACCTTGTGTGAAGACAATGATCCACTGGATGTTTTAGTCCTCATGCAG GAACCTGTGCTTCCGGGTTGCTTTCTGCGAGCCAGAGCCATTGGAGTGATGCCCATGATTGATCAG GGAGAGAAGGATGATAAGATCATCGCAGTCTGCGCCGATGATCCAGAGTACACACATTACACTGCACTCGATGACCTCCCCCCTCATCGCCTTTCTGAGATTCGTCGCTTCTTTGAAGACT ACAAGAAGAATGAGAACAAAGAGGTTGCAGTAAACGCCTTCTTGCCCGCTAGCACTGCTCTTGAAGCTATCCAGTACTCAAT gGATCTTTATGCTGAGTACATAATGCACACCTTAAGGCGGTAA